The uncultured Treponema sp. genomic sequence CAACAGGCTTTCTATATTAATGGGGCTTGAGGAATGTTATACAGCATATGATGAAAATGGTCAAAAAGTTGACTGTGAAAATATTGCTTATAGTGATATAAAGCCAAATTATCCCAGTGCAAAAAATACTTGGCAAAGTGTTTCTTGTGATTTATCAAAAAACGGCTTCCGTCTGCCTACAGCTGCCGAGTGGGAGTTTGCAGCCCGCGGCGGAGACCAATATGCCGATGATTGGGATTATACTTACGCTGGTACTAGTAATCTTAATGCTTTATCTTATGTTGCTTGGTATGTCGATAATTCTAACGATATTACTCATGAAGTTGGAAAGTTAAAGCCTAACGGACTTGAACTTTATGATATGAGTGGAAACTGTTGGGAGTTTTGTTCTGATAGATCAGATAGTATTTCTCAAGGGACTGTAACAGATCCTATTGCTGAAAATGCAAGCGGAGAATGTATACGTATAAGTGGCTCTTTCAGTGATAGTAGTACCTTGGCACATGTTTATAGCTTTTATCCTAACAGTGTTACTGATACTTATTCTAACAACGGTATCCGTCTTGCCCGCAGCGGCTTCCCTCGTGCAAACTAAGATAAAATAAAAAACACGCCGTGTTTTCTGTAAATTCTCGGCGTGAAATTTAAAAAGTACGGCGTGTTTTAAAAAATTCTCGCCATGTTTTTTCAGTTCTCTTCAATAAAAATTATTCAGCAGAAAACCAGTCTTCTGTGCGCAAAAAAGAGCGTTCTGCGGCTTCTGCAAAGTCTGTTGCATTGTGCGTTACAAGAACCATTCCGTTTGCAATTGCGGTTGCGGCAATCTGTGTGTCGCTGTATGGGAGAGATTTTCCTTCTTTTGAGCATTTTCCTAAAAGCTGACCGCAGATTCCGGCTGCAAAATCATCGTAAGGAATTATCGCGATATTGTTTTTCAGATTTTCAGTAAAGCTTACAATTGATTCTTTGCGTTTTCCTTCCGGCATTCTTTCAAGTCCATAAATAAGTTCCTGCCAGGTAACGACGGAAATTGCACAGAAATTTTTCCTTGCCTCATATAAAGCAATCACGTTTTGGCTCGGGCGTTCCTTTGAGAATTCGGACACGATGTTTGTATCAAGAAGATATATTTTTTTCATTTATTTACTCCTTAGATTCTATTCCTCGAAAATCACTCTGTTAGGGTCAGCATAAACTTTTGGTCCGAGAGGAATTCCTTCATCACTTAGAACATCCTTGTATTCCTTGCGCCATTCTGCAAGCCAGCTTTTTTTGTTTTTTGGGGATTCTTTTTCATATTCCTCATAGCTGATAATTACTGCAACTGGCTTGTCGTATCTTGTAAGTTCCACAGGCTCTCCGCCTTCCGCAATCTTTACGAAATTTGAAAGATTGTTCCGCGCCTCATAAATCGAAGTTCTGCACATAGTTTCCTCCATAGTTTGCAAGCTGAATAGTATCAAGTAAAATAATAACATTGCTTTGTGTTATGGTCAACATTGAAAATTATAGCCAACATTTTTTGAGGTGAAATATTTGAAAACATATTAATTGCAATTTTATATTTTTTGTATTACATTTGTAGTACAAAAGTATTTTGGAGGTTGTTATATGGCGATGACAGTTCTTCAAACTAGGGTTGATTCAGAAACAAAACTTGCGGCTGAAAATCTTTTTAGTTCATTGGGACTTGATATTACAACTGCAATCCGTTTATTTTTGAAGCAGGCTATAAATCAGCAGAAAATTCCATTTGAGATCGTTCCGCCGAAAAAACAGTTTTCCGCAGAAGTTTTGGCTGCAATTGATGAGGCTAAAAAAATTAGCCGCGACCCAAATGTAAAATCATATTCCTCTGCAAAAGCCCTTTTTGAGGATTGTGAATGATTTTTGAATTAAAGAAAACTTCACAATTTAAAGCTAGTTTTAAACGGGCTAGAAAAAGAGGTCTTGATATATCTTTGCTTGAAGATATTGTTGAAAAACTTAGAACATCTCAGCCACTAGATAAAAAGCACTGCAATCACGAATTGTCAGGAAATTTTAAAGGGATTTGGGAATGCCATATTCAACCTGACTGGCTGCTTCTTTATTACAAGGATAATGATGTTCTTGTTTTAACTTTGCTTGACACAGGAACTCATAGCGACATTTTTAAGAAATAACTTTCCGCACGTTGTTGAAGTTGCTTTCCGTTGATTTTAAAAACTCCGTACATTATCCTAGGCTATATGAAAAAATTTCTTTTGCTATTGATTTCGCTTTTGTTATTAACTTCCTGTAATATAGCCCGCAACAAAGCTAAAATTTCATCTGATAATTCAGAATCTTCAGTAGCTGCTAAAAAATATTATTTTTCCACTGACTATCATTTTATGGCGTACAATCCTGATTTTATGGGCAAAGCCATGAATTATGCCTATCAGGAATATTCCGGGGTTACTGTTCCTGTGCTGGTTTTAGCGGATTCTTGTTTCAAAAAAAGCAAGTATTCTTCTCCATATTTGAGGCTAACCAATATTTCTGCTAAAAAAATCACGCAGGCGGAAATCTTTTTTGAAAATACGAAAAATACTGATAATGAAAGCTTGCTTGTTGCACTCGATTTGCTTCCTGGAGATAGTTGCAATGTCAATCTGACCGATTCATTTTTAGGAGATAATGAATATCGCTTGGATAAAATAAATTTTTACTTTCAGGATGATACCATGCTTTCTTTTTCTGCGGATGATTTTTCTCATTTTCCGGAGCTTGCGGATTTTGACTTGTCTGGTTCAGGAACTTTTTTTCTAAAAGGAAACGAGGGATACTATTATTTGTTGATTAAAAACCGCAAGGAACACGACGAAAACGCAGGATTTTTCAGGCTGAGCATTACAAAAGAAACCGGCGAAGAGACAATTGTTGAAAAAAATATTTCTTATAGCAGCGAAGATAATGCTTATTCATATAGATTATGGGATGAAAACTGGGGCATTGAGGATTTTTGTTTTGCAAAAAATGTTGCTGTTGAATTCCGCTCTCCAGACGGCAAAACAATATTCGAAGAAATTACAGATTCAGAACAGTTGGAAAAAATAAGCATGTGGGTAGCCGCGTTCTGTTATTTTGGCTGTAGATAAGAAAAGAAGTTTGCAGTAAAACAAAAAACATTAATTTTTAAGAAATAGAGTTCTGCACGTTGTTTTTTGTTGACTTTTGAAAGAATGTAAATTATATTTTAAATGCTTCGTTGATAAAGCCAGCTACCCGTGCAAAGATTCTTTAATCATGTCAATACTATAATATTTTTCTTGGTGTCAGATTTCTGTCGCTAGGTGTTAACGGGTCAAAAAAGACAATACAAATCTGATGCCCAAAAGGATGATATTATGGACTCTATTGAATATTTTAAATTGCAGGCAAAAAATCTTTTTAAAGATTATCAAAGCCGTTCGTTTGATGAAAATAAAAATCTTTACATTTTTAAACCTAAATTCTTTGATGTGAATACAATCTTTTCTGATTTTGGCTTGCCATTTCAGAAAGAAGATTTTTTGTTTACATTGACTAATTCCCAGCATACAATTGCAAAAATTGCAGGCTTTTCGAATTGGACTGATTTAAAATCTGCTTGTAATGAAAATGCTCCTGAAGTTGAAACTGCAAAAAAGATTCTCAACAACTCACGTTATAAACTACCTTCAAAAAATAATGTAATTTCAGTTGAAAAAAATAAATCAAAACTTCTTCCTGCTCCTCAGAATTTTTATGCTTGGATGATTCCAAATATTGTAGGAACTGCCTATGATTTTTCATTTAATCCTGTAGAATACGCTGTGAAGTATATGATTTACTACAGCAACGAAAATGATGTTTCCACTGCAAAGCCCATGGCAGAAGGTCCTTTTTCCCCTATTAAGCATATAGATAGAACTGGAAGTAACGATGCGCCGTATTATTGGGTTCGTGCTTTTGACGGAAAGAATTATGGCGAATGGTCAGAAATAGCACAAAAGAACAGATAGCGACGAGGGGAAAATATGATGACAAACATAAACGACTTTACAGAAGAAAGAATCTGCACATATAAAGATGAAATTTATTCAGTCCGCGACAACGGAGCTGTTATGCGTCATTCAAAACCAGAAAAACGCAAAAGAAAACTTGATGATGAATGGACTTTTGGAACTTCAATAAATGAAAAAGGCTATCCGTGCATTGCACAGCAAGTAATTCATAGAATTGTAGCAACAGCATTTCTTGGTGAACCGCCTTCAAAAAATCATGTTGTTGACCACATAAACACAAATAGACAGGACAATCGCTCTTCAAATCTTCGCTGGGTAACACGGCTGGAAAATATAATCTTGAATCCTATTACCTGCAAAGAAATTGAAGGTCTGACAGGAATGAAAATAGAAGATGTTCTAAAAGACATAACTGTTCTTCACAACTTTGATTTACCGCCAAATATTTCTTGGATGAGAACTGTAAATCAAAAAGAATCTGATTCTTGCCTTGAAAATCTTACAAAATGGGCAAACCAGAATTCGCCTAAAAATATTTCTGCTGGCGGCAGTCTTGGAGAATGGGTATTTCGAACAAGAAAAAATATTTTCAAATATGAATATCCAGAAGGATTTGAAAAGTCTGACGGAACAAAACCTGATATTATAATGTCGCTTTCGCCAAATGCGGCGCAAGACAAAACAAGATGGCATATTCCGGCAGAATTTCCTTGCTGTCCATCTAAAATAACAGAAACTCCGTTGCAGGATTATTTTGAAAATCTAAAACAAGAAAAAATATTCAGCAAAACTAAACAGTATTCTTCTTCTGTATTGGAAGCTGCATTGCATGAAGATATGATAATTGTAAAAGCAGAAAGTCGCGAAATAAATGCGATAAAACCGTGGAGTCTCTGCACTATTACCTTTGAGAACAATCTTTTTGTCCACCGAGTTTATATGACTTGCTTTAGAAAAGAAAGTGCAGATAAATATTTTCTTGTTCTTCAAGGACGAGAAAACGAGTGGACAGGCGGCTCTGTTTTTGATGAGTTTTGCTGATATTTATGATATTATATTCAAGGAGATTCTAACTATGAAAAAACTGATTTCAATTTTTACTTTGCTGTTTGCTTGCTTTATGTTGTTTTCTTGTGCAAGTGGAACTGCTTTTGTTACTGGGAAAAAGAGACCTTCTGTAAATCCTGACAGGATTTCTATATATACAGAACCTCCAGAAGATTATGAAGTTATTGGAATTGTGTCTGCTTCCAGTGATTCAGGTTTTACCGACCAAGGAAGTTTGAACTATGCAATTGCGGAACTGAAAAAGCAGGCTGGAAAAATTGGTGCTAATGGAATTATTTTGGAAAGTATTTCTAAGTCAAATTCAGGAGGCTCATTTGTTGGTAATGTCTTTGTTGCTGATTCTGCGCAAAATGTTACTGGCAAAGCAATTTATGTTCTAAAATAAACTAGTTACTGTTATTTTGACAATCCGCCATAGTGGTGGTATAATATTAACACTTTATTAGAAGGAGTAAATATGAAATTATCAAGAAAATCAAAGGTCGTATTGGTTTTGCTTGTGGTTGCGGCTTCTACTTGTTTTGCACAGAAATGGAAAGGCATTGTAAAAGGAATCGAAGGCAGAGTAGGCGGAAAGAACAATTCACAGCAGACAACTGAATCAACTGAAAAAGAAAATACGCCTAAGTTGCCTGGTTTTAATATGAATGTAGATACAGGTCCACGTAATATAAAGAACTATAAATCAAAAAGACCAGCCAAGATTCCAAATGAACCTTATCTTCAGGAAATGGCAAGGAAGAATGATAACGCAGAAAAAGCTCTGAAAAAAGAAGATTTTAAAAGAGCGTATGATCTTTTTAACACACCTATTAAAGCTAAAGCCACAGAAAAAATATATGATGATTATGACGGCTACATGGCAATGATGGACTGGGAAAGAGATCTTTCAAGCTGGATTCATTCCTTTTATGAAGATCCAAACTATCAGGGAGAAAAATAATCTCATTTGATTTTTTATAAAAATCTAAAAACAAGAGCCGTGCTGGAAAATGCATTTAAATGCAAAATCCGGCACGGCTTTTTTTTCAAAAACTTGAATGGAAATAATATTCTATTCCAAAAGTCTTCCTGCTTTGTAGGATTCTTCAAGGTAGCTTGGGTTTTGGTAGTAAAGGTCTGTGTTGAAGTTTGAGATTTGGTCGCTTATAAATGAATTGAACACGTTTATTAAAGTTTCTTCTCATGATATTTTTCCTCGTTTTACTTTTTGGGTTGTGGTCATTTCGAGCGGCTGTTCTAGCATTGTGATTTTTGAGATGCGGGCATAAGGCTGAAGCTCCTTGTTTACTTTTGAGATTATTTTTTCAATTTCTGATTTTACTGATTCGTCTAGCGGAGAATTTTCTCTGTTTATGTTCAGTCTTGAAAAAAGGTCGTCGCTGGCATATACAAGCGCTTCGATTTGCTCGCTTTTTGTTGCTTTGTCTGCAATGTAGCCGCGCACTGTGATTTGCGCTATATCTGTAAAAAGCTGGAATGCGTTTTCAATTTCTTCCGGGTAAACGTTTTTGCCGCCTTCTGTAACAATCATGTTTTTTACGCGTCCTGCAAGAATAAGGTAGCCTTCGCTGTCCAGTTTTCCAAGGTCGCCGGTTTTAAAAAATCCGTCTGGAGTAAAAACTTTTGCGGTTTCTTCTTCCATGTTGTAGTAGCCTTTAAAAACCATCGGGCCTTTTACCGCTACTTCTCCGATTCCGTCCGCAGAAGGGTCAAGAATTTTCATTTCCATATACGGAAAGAAATATTGTCCGACACTTTCAATTTTAAAGCGGCTTATCGGGTTCAATGCGATAATCGGGCTTGTTTCTGTAAGTCCGTAGCCCTGCACAAAGTCGATTCCCATTTCGTTGTAAATTTTGAATACACTTGAAGCAAGTGGTCCGCCGCCGCAAATTGCAATTCTTAGCGACTGAATGTTTGCCTGTTTCAGCACGCTTTTAAAAAGTGTTTTTCCGGGATTTACTTTGAAAACTTTTTTTATTATGTAGGAAATCCACATCATGGCATGGATTGCGCCGTTTACAACCGGACCTTTCGCCTTGATTCCTTTCATAATTCCTGCAAGAAGTTTGTTGAACAAAAGCGGAACGCCGAGCAGCATTGTGATTTGTCCTTCGCGAAGCTCTTTCATCAGCCGGGAAACTGCCATGCTTTTTCCGAACACGATTTCAGCTCCCACGGAAAGGCTTTCTATAAAAACCGCCTGCATTGTGTAAGCGTGATGAATCGGAAGAAGCGCGTAAAAAACATCAGTTGAAAAAATGTCCATTCGTGTCTGCGCGATATATGCGTCGCTTACAAGATTTTTGTGGGTGAGCATTACGCCTTTTGGGTTTCCTGTTGTTCCGCTTGTAAAAAGAATTGCCGCAAGGTCGTCTTCTTTTGCACTGCGGAAATCATGTTCAGTTGAATCAGGCTTTAAATTGTAAACGTATTTTTCTGAAAACTTCGGGCTGAGCGAATAAACTTTGTATTCAGCATTTTGAGCGTCGAAGGTCGGAAACTTTTCTTCATCAACAAAAAAGAATTTTGGCTTGGCTGTGTTCAAGAGATTTTTGATTTCCTCTTCATGGAGCGCGTAATCTATAGGGCAGATTGTAGCTCCGGCGGCAAGCGATGCGAGGAATGCAAGTCCCCATTGAGGAGAGTTTTTTCCGCTTACTGCGATTCTGTCGTCTTTTTGGATTCCGTTTTCTATAAACCAAGAGGCAAGCACTTTTACTTTTTGTTCTACCTGTGAATATGAAAGTGTGTTTTTTGAGCCGCCTTCGCCTTCAAAGTCTGTAAAGCAAGGTCTTTTTGGAAACCGCTTTGCTGTTATAAAAAACATTTCGGGAACTGTTGGCCATTCTCCTGAAAAATCGCTGTCTTTGTATTTGCTTAAAAAATCCCAAGGTGTCTTTGTGGCTGTCTGCATATTCCGTTCTCCAAAAATAAGAATAATTTACAATAATACATTCTATCACGAAATCTGTTTTATTTAAAACAAAAAACGGCCGCAACCGTTTGTTGGTCGCAGCCGCATTTTTAACTTTAAAGTTTGGAATTGCTATTAGTACATTCCGCCCATTCCATCCATGCCCGCCTGTGGAGCAGCTGGTGCTGGAGGTTCAGGAATGTCTGTGATAGCACATTCTGTTGTGAGCAGCATTCCTGCTACAGAAGCAGCATTCTGGAGAGCGCATCTTGTAACCTTTGCCGGGTCAATGATTCCAGCTTCCATCATGTCTACCCATTCGCCTGTAGCGGCATTGTAGCCAACGCCTTTCTTTTCTGTCTTTGCCTTGTCAGCGATTACAGCTCCGTCTACACCTGCGTTTTCTGCAATCTGGCGAATTGGCTCTTCCAAGGCTCTCTTTATAATCTGGAAACCAACTTTTTCATCTCCAGTAAGATTTTCTTTTTCCGCATCAAGAACTTTGCTTGCTTCGAT encodes the following:
- a CDS encoding type II toxin-antitoxin system VapC family toxin; the protein is MKKIYLLDTNIVSEFSKERPSQNVIALYEARKNFCAISVVTWQELIYGLERMPEGKRKESIVSFTENLKNNIAIIPYDDFAAGICGQLLGKCSKEGKSLPYSDTQIAATAIANGMVLVTHNATDFAEAAERSFLRTEDWFSAE
- a CDS encoding type II toxin-antitoxin system Phd/YefM family antitoxin, translated to MCRTSIYEARNNLSNFVKIAEGGEPVELTRYDKPVAVIISYEEYEKESPKNKKSWLAEWRKEYKDVLSDEGIPLGPKVYADPNRVIFEE
- a CDS encoding type II toxin-antitoxin system RelB/DinJ family antitoxin; this translates as MAMTVLQTRVDSETKLAAENLFSSLGLDITTAIRLFLKQAINQQKIPFEIVPPKKQFSAEVLAAIDEAKKISRDPNVKSYSSAKALFEDCE
- a CDS encoding type II toxin-antitoxin system YafQ family toxin, with translation MIFELKKTSQFKASFKRARKRGLDISLLEDIVEKLRTSQPLDKKHCNHELSGNFKGIWECHIQPDWLLLYYKDNDVLVLTLLDTGTHSDIFKK
- a CDS encoding HNH endonuclease signature motif containing protein, whose protein sequence is MMTNINDFTEERICTYKDEIYSVRDNGAVMRHSKPEKRKRKLDDEWTFGTSINEKGYPCIAQQVIHRIVATAFLGEPPSKNHVVDHINTNRQDNRSSNLRWVTRLENIILNPITCKEIEGLTGMKIEDVLKDITVLHNFDLPPNISWMRTVNQKESDSCLENLTKWANQNSPKNISAGGSLGEWVFRTRKNIFKYEYPEGFEKSDGTKPDIIMSLSPNAAQDKTRWHIPAEFPCCPSKITETPLQDYFENLKQEKIFSKTKQYSSSVLEAALHEDMIIVKAESREINAIKPWSLCTITFENNLFVHRVYMTCFRKESADKYFLVLQGRENEWTGGSVFDEFC
- a CDS encoding AMP-binding protein, producing the protein MQTATKTPWDFLSKYKDSDFSGEWPTVPEMFFITAKRFPKRPCFTDFEGEGGSKNTLSYSQVEQKVKVLASWFIENGIQKDDRIAVSGKNSPQWGLAFLASLAAGATICPIDYALHEEEIKNLLNTAKPKFFFVDEEKFPTFDAQNAEYKVYSLSPKFSEKYVYNLKPDSTEHDFRSAKEDDLAAILFTSGTTGNPKGVMLTHKNLVSDAYIAQTRMDIFSTDVFYALLPIHHAYTMQAVFIESLSVGAEIVFGKSMAVSRLMKELREGQITMLLGVPLLFNKLLAGIMKGIKAKGPVVNGAIHAMMWISYIIKKVFKVNPGKTLFKSVLKQANIQSLRIAICGGGPLASSVFKIYNEMGIDFVQGYGLTETSPIIALNPISRFKIESVGQYFFPYMEMKILDPSADGIGEVAVKGPMVFKGYYNMEEETAKVFTPDGFFKTGDLGKLDSEGYLILAGRVKNMIVTEGGKNVYPEEIENAFQLFTDIAQITVRGYIADKATKSEQIEALVYASDDLFSRLNINRENSPLDESVKSEIEKIISKVNKELQPYARISKITMLEQPLEMTTTQKVKRGKIS